A window from Primulina eburnea isolate SZY01 chromosome 2, ASM2296580v1, whole genome shotgun sequence encodes these proteins:
- the LOC140823217 gene encoding uncharacterized protein, with protein MSPASKSKSKDKKAGKEPPKGSSKPSGHVNTSGGISATRYNPLLGAFQTFETTPGTSSSPFHVNGRFRNIDEMDDHIGNSFGTGTEYDSVSNNGSWSGESEDHKEKAPQPVPRQESVPGGENDKREKIRQKNEKKHQRQKERRAQELHERCSGYLMSRKLEALAHQLVAMGFSQERATMALILNEGRVEESVAWLFEGGDEDKHREHNLDGGGNLKIDISEELARISDMEIRYKASKQEIERAVVSSEGDLDMAEETLKTQKQEPPATPPQPEAMGDPPTTANGKIPMTLIQNAVRAQVRPTSSGIQQRDEKDFNYTKVAVGAGSSVDPGKSTQPLKKIPPNLEWAKPQQIVVPSDKMWATAGSNPSVSYSLASSLQSSPPLAKTETHYMAVGNELKSLQLGSVREPVIVMQRPQSVNLKQPPISNVNSSPPSTAMGRYPKSVETGKAIGLVPPVAVTRSLSSNDGSSNMYNPLHYQSQQQFIPGRSSSIDSQGITRGNGSWSRGGASPTIVPASSLGLFSGLGINGSSGSSSSVDWTTGNSIPQFDYSNIDWSLDRGLLSSSRPNGLRTAPNYAIQNNAPRKYDSFPYSAGLNSATRPVLPNENGASHPGLQERVSSSEQNNGGSREWASPFEEKDIFSLPRQFVSSPSH; from the coding sequence ATGTCTCCAGCATCGAAATCCAAGTCTAAAGACAAAAAGGCTGGGAAGGAACCTCCGAAGGGTTCTTCTAAGCCTTCGGGCCATGTTAACACCAGTGGCGGGATATCTGCAACTAGATACAATCCTCTTTTGGGAGCATTCCAAACATTTGAGACAACACCAGGGACTTCTTCCAGTCCGTTTCATGTGAATGGTCGTTTCCGAAACATAGATGAAATGGATGATCATATTGGGAATTCATTTGGGACCGGCACCGAGTATGATTCTGTTTCCAATAATGGCAGCTGGTCCGGTGAGTCAGAAGACCATAAAGAAAAAGCACCTCAACCTGTACCTCGTCAGGAGTCGGTACCTGGAGGTGAAAATGACAAAAGAGAAAAAATACGGCAGAAGAATGAAAAAAAACATCAGCGTCAGAAGGAGAGACGAGCTCAAGAACTGCATGAGCGTTGCAGTGGCTATCTTATGTCGAGAAAACTAGAAGCACTTGCTCATCAGCTTGTTGCCATGGGTTTCTCTCAAGAACGAGCAACAATGGCTCTTATACTTAATGAAGGTAGAGTAGAGGAATCTGTAGCTTGGCTTTTTGAAGGAGGTGATGAAGACAAGCACAGAGAACATAATTTGGACGGTGGGGGTAATTTGAAAATTGACATATCCGAAGAGCTTGCTCGTATTTCGGACATGGAAATAAGGTACAAGGCGTCCAAGCAGGAGATTGAAAGAGCTGTAGTTTCCTCTGAGGGTGACCTTGATATGGCCGAAGAAACATTAAAAACGCAGAAGCAAGAGCCTCCAGCTACTCCTCCCCAGCCTGAAGCAATGGGTGATCCCCCTACTACAGCCAACGGTAAGATACCAATGACTCTTATACAGAATGCAGTCAGAGCGCAAGTGAGACCAACTTCATCTGGCATACAACAAAGGGATGAAAAGGATTTCAACTATACCAAAGTTGCAGTAGGAGCAGGCTCGTCAGTCGATCCTGGAAAAAGCACTCAGCcattgaaaaaaataccaccaAACTTGGAGTGGGCTAAACCGCAGCAGATTGTTGTCCCATCAGATAAAATGTGGGCTACTGCAGGATCTAATCCTTCTGTCTCCTATTCATTAGCATCATCATTACAGTCTTCTCCTCCTCTAGCCAAGACAGAAACCCATTATATGGCTGTTGGAAACGAGTTAAAGAGTTTGCAGCTTGGATCAGTGAGAGAGCCAGTCATTGTGATGCAACGACCCCAGTCCGTTAATCTGAAGCAGCCTCCTATCTCCAATGTTAACTCATCTCCTCCGAGTACAGCTATGGGTCGGTATCCTAAGAGTGTCGAAACAGGGAAGGCTATTGGGTTAGTGCCACCTGTTGCTGTCACCAGAAGTCTGAGCTCCAACGATGGTAGTTCAAATATGTACAACCCACTCCATTACCAATCTCAGCAGCAATTTATACCGGGCCGCAGTAGCTCAATAGATTCTCAAGGGATTACAAGGGGCAATGGCTCGTGGAGTAGAGGAGGGGCATCACCAACAATTGTTCCTGCCTCGTCCCTCggactcttctctgggcttGGCATCAATGGCTCGTCTGGATCTTCATCCTCAGTGGACTGGACAACCGGAAACTCCATACCACAGTTTGATTACTCTAACATAGACTGGAGTTTGGAtcgcgggttattatcgtcttCAAGGCCCAATGGATTACGGACTGCTCCAAACTATGCCATTCAAAACAATGCTCCTCGTAAATATGATTCATTTCCTTATAGTGCGGGTCTCAATTCTGCAACTAGACCAGTCCTACCCAATGAGAATGGTGCATCACATCCGGGGTTGCAGGAGAGGGTATCTTCCTCTGAACAAAACAATGGCGGCTCTCGGGAGTGGGCATCTCCTTTTGAAGAGAAAGATATTTTTAGTTTACCCCGACAGTTTGTTTCTTCCCCTTCTCATTGA